The Seriola aureovittata isolate HTS-2021-v1 ecotype China chromosome 3, ASM2101889v1, whole genome shotgun sequence genome includes a region encoding these proteins:
- the vps37c gene encoding vacuolar protein sorting-associated protein 37C, with product MEKLQDLSQSELQELLDNPERVESMALESDEIQNIQLEREMALASNRSLAEQNLDMKPRLESQREVLVERYSQLEAVRETYRQHCSIRDGMVGQVSPEALFSRLQAEGSKTEAESEALADEFLEGSLSLDSFLDRFLSLRSLAHKRRVRIEKLQEILRQRSEGNLTAMTSSAGISQDPAATASPWNQQTTTTTTNQQQPNSKPQSSCYQNASQPASLSAGLPYSPYPITPPNPPPAAAAAGSGPAIPPYPGSGSPFTPTGSYPGPRPAFGPPASAACPYPTQPSFPAPHPGSAFGQYTPSQPQSGPAPYPASYSYGGYSYPAGPPFSSSQSPTGRPVYRPGYGVPQPYS from the exons ATGGAGAAACTCCAGGACCTTAGCCAATCAGAGCTACAGGAGCTCCTGGACAACCCGGAGAGGGTGGAGTCTATGGCTCTAGAGTCTGACGAG atcCAGAACAtccagctggagagagagatggcgCTGGCATCCAATCGCAGCCTGGCCGAGCAGAACCTGGACATGAAGCCTCGTCTGGAGTCACAGAGGGAGGTGCTGGTGGAGAGATACTCTCAACTAGAGGCTGTCAGAGAAACCTACAGACAACACTGCTCCATcagag atgGGATGGTGGGTCAGGTGTCTCCAGAGGCCTTGTTCTCCAGACTACAGGCAGAGGGCAGCAAAACGGAGGCAGAGTCAGAG GCTCTAGCTGATGAGTTTCTGGAGGGCTCTCTGTCGCTGGACTCCTTCCTCGACCGCTTCCTCTCGCTGCGCTCCCTTGCTCACAAAAGACGAGTCCGGATAGAGAAACTCCAGGAGATCCTGCGACAGAGGAGCGAGGGCAATCTCACcgccatgacatcatcagcaggCATCAGCCAGGATCCTGCTGCCACGGCATCACCGTGGAATCAACAGAcgacaacaacgacaacaaatCAGCAGCAGCCGAACTCCAAACCTCAGTCCTCTTGTTACCAAAATGCCTCTCAGCCAGCCTCCTTGTCTGCTGGATTACCCTACAGCCCCTACCCCATCACCCCGCCCAACCCCCCCcctgcagcagcggcagcaggcTCCGGCCCGGCCATCCCTCCCTACCCAGGTTCCGGCTCGCCCTTCACCCCCACTGGGAGCTACCCTGGCCCCAGGCCCGCTTTCGGGCCTCCGGCTTCAGCCGCCTGCCCTTACCCAACCCAGCCTTCCTTCCCAGCCCCACACCCGGGTTCAGCATTCGGCCAGTACACCCCCAGCCAACCCCAGAGTGGCCCTGCGCCCTACCCGGCCTCCTACAGCTACGGTGGCTATAGCTACCCCGCTGGGccccccttttcctcttctcagTCACCGACGGGGAGACCCGTCTACAGACCAGGATATGGAGTCCCACAGCCGTACTCCTGA